The following are encoded together in the Monodelphis domestica isolate mMonDom1 chromosome 5, mMonDom1.pri, whole genome shotgun sequence genome:
- the LOC130454259 gene encoding protein mono-ADP-ribosyltransferase PARP12-like, translating into MLNETSKEFNDVKSQFKKTMTGFIIQCIQRIQNLALWQVFQWQKEQMKKVNGGKDVDERYLFHGTKYIHLNDICSHNFDWRICGTHATVYGKGSYFARDASYSHNYSESETNVKIMFLAPVLIGVFTQGDSNYVRLPMPQGTQNTFYDSCVNNRLDPTIFVIFEKHQIYPEYVIEYAGKSKQCTIS; encoded by the coding sequence ATGCTCAATGAAACCTCTAAAGAATTCAATGATGTCAAGAGCCAATTTAAAAAGACAATGACAGGTTTCATCATTCAATGTATCCAAAGGATTCAGAATTTGGCCCTTTGGCAAGTCTTCCAGTGGCAGAAGGAGCAGATGAAAAAGGTGAATGGAGGGAAGGATGTGGATGAAAGATATCTATTTCATGGAACAAAATACATCCACTTGAATGACATCTGCAGTCATAATTTTGATTGGAGGATCTGTGGGACCCATGCAACAGTTTATGGCAAAGGAAGTTACTTTGCAAGAGATGCAAGTTATTCGCATAATTACTCTGAGTCAGAGACCAATGTCAAAATAATGTTCCTGGCTCCGGTTCTGATTGGAGTTTTCACTCAAGGAGATTCAAATTATGTCCGGCTACCAATGCCACAGGGTACCCAGAATACCTTCTATGATAGCTGTGTCAATAACAGATTGGATCCCACCATATTTGTGATTTTTGAGAAGCATCAGATTTACCCAGAGTATGTCATAGAGTATGCTGGGAAGAGTAAACAGTGCACCATTAGTTAA